A part of Desulfobulbaceae bacterium DB1 genomic DNA contains:
- a CDS encoding 2-amino-4-hydroxy-6-hydroxymethyldihydropteridine diphosphokinase, producing MARAVIGLGSNLGDGRENLLAAWKMLGAKGGRSIALSSPFLTEPVEMESNFFFTNAVGVLETTLPPLQLLAVMHAVEAEFGRDRAKGKDRTVDLDLLFYDELVLETDELVLPHPRIAARRFVLAPLAEIAPDLIHPLLRRTTAAMLRELDDAGGVTPMEWQRK from the coding sequence TTGGCACGGGCCGTCATAGGTCTTGGCTCAAATCTTGGAGACGGCCGGGAAAATCTTCTGGCCGCCTGGAAGATGCTTGGGGCAAAAGGGGGCAGATCCATTGCACTTTCTTCCCCTTTTCTCACCGAGCCGGTGGAGATGGAAAGTAATTTTTTCTTTACCAATGCGGTGGGAGTGCTGGAGACTACCCTCCCGCCCCTGCAACTGCTTGCCGTGATGCATGCCGTTGAGGCTGAGTTTGGCCGGGACCGAGCCAAGGGCAAGGACAGGACGGTTGATCTGGACCTGCTTTTTTATGATGAGCTGGTGCTGGAGACGGATGAGCTGGTCCTGCCCCATCCGCGCATCGCCGCCCGCCGCTTTGTTCTGGCTCCTCTTGCCGAGATCGCGCCGGACTTAATTCATCCGCTGCTGAGGCGGACAACGGCGGCCATGCTGCGTGAACTTGACGATGCCGGCGGGGTGACGCCGATGGAGTGGCAAAGGAAATGA
- a CDS encoding fructose-6-phosphate aldolase (similar to novel fructose-6-phosphate aldolase from Escherichia coli; enzyme from Methanocaldococcus janaschii shows transaldolase activity) → MKFFIDTANIDEIRKGVDMGMVDGVTTNPSLIAKEKKPFEAILKEICETVDGPISAEVISLDAEGMLEEGRKLAALHANIVIKVPMITEGLKAVKRFTGEGIKTNVTLVFSATQALLAAKAGATFVSPFVGRLDDISLTGMDLVSDIMTIYDNYGYQTEVIVASVRNPVHVLDAALIGADIATIPYSVIAQLAKHPLTDIGMEKFLADWKKRKK, encoded by the coding sequence ATGAAATTTTTTATTGATACCGCCAATATTGATGAGATTCGCAAAGGCGTGGACATGGGAATGGTCGACGGCGTTACCACCAATCCATCGCTTATCGCCAAAGAAAAAAAACCGTTCGAAGCCATTCTCAAGGAAATCTGTGAAACCGTGGACGGGCCGATCAGCGCCGAGGTGATCAGTCTCGATGCCGAAGGAATGCTGGAGGAAGGCAGAAAGCTTGCCGCCCTCCACGCCAATATCGTCATCAAGGTGCCGATGATAACCGAGGGGCTCAAGGCGGTGAAACGCTTTACCGGTGAGGGGATCAAGACCAACGTTACCCTGGTTTTCTCCGCTACCCAAGCACTGCTTGCCGCCAAGGCCGGCGCTACCTTTGTCAGTCCCTTTGTCGGACGGCTTGATGATATTTCCCTTACCGGCATGGATCTGGTCAGTGATATCATGACCATCTACGACAACTACGGCTACCAGACCGAGGTCATTGTCGCCAGTGTCCGCAATCCCGTGCATGTGCTTGACGCCGCTTTGATCGGCGCGGATATTGCTACCATTCCCTACAGTGTGATTGCCCAGCTGGCCAAACATCCGTTAACCGATATCGGCATGGAAAAATTTCTGGCTGACTGGAAAAAAAGAAAAAAGTAA
- a CDS encoding CDP-diacylglycerol--glycerol-3-phosphate 3-phosphatidyltransferase, with the protein MSQIAYVPNILTGYRFLVAPLLLFFLYPGAGKVVSLVGFALYLSAALTDLADGYIARKYQVESVLGKLMDPLADKVLVLAVLIMLIPLGRMPAWVAFLILSREMIVTGLRGIAASSGLVIAASKLGKWKSLVQLIALGTLVFPMGVLPLPFLHQLGLVLLYIALFLTIWSGVDYFYRFQKVYLNT; encoded by the coding sequence TTGAGCCAGATTGCCTACGTGCCAAACATCCTGACGGGCTACAGATTTCTCGTCGCGCCGCTTCTCCTCTTTTTTCTTTATCCGGGTGCGGGCAAAGTGGTGAGCCTGGTGGGTTTTGCCCTCTACCTTTCCGCCGCCCTCACCGACCTGGCCGATGGCTATATCGCCCGGAAATATCAGGTGGAGTCGGTGCTGGGGAAACTGATGGATCCCCTGGCCGACAAGGTTCTGGTGCTGGCGGTGCTTATCATGCTGATTCCCCTGGGCAGAATGCCGGCCTGGGTCGCTTTTCTTATTCTTTCCCGTGAGATGATCGTTACCGGTCTGCGCGGCATTGCCGCTTCATCCGGCCTGGTTATTGCGGCAAGCAAACTCGGCAAATGGAAAAGCCTGGTGCAGCTCATTGCCCTGGGAACCCTGGTTTTCCCCATGGGGGTACTGCCCCTTCCTTTTCTGCACCAGCTTGGCCTGGTGCTCCTCTATATCGCCCTGTTCCTGACCATCTGGTCGGGAGTCGATTATTTCTACCGTTTTCAGAAGGTTTATCTGAACACCTGA
- a CDS encoding 3-hydroxyacyl-ACP dehydratase, which produces MVEFEVKAYPELWQELDMDVERFDKARQMLGNAYAAMYLSQRNRPGKMAYFDTMIAEIHGGRVQELVDAKKEGRPVVGTFCVYIPEEVVVAANGICVGLCGGSQGSIPDAEKILPRNICPMVKSAFGFKAGRICPYFQAVDFVYGETTCDAKKKTWEILDRLVPTYVMEIPQMKNKRDKALWLEEVKDFKAKVEEVSGKKISEDDLARAIKVINGKRLALQRLTRLRSHNPAPISGKDALLIEQIAFYDEPVRFAEKVNELCDELDDRVKSGHGVLPADAPRVMVSGTPMALPNWKLHHIVESAEAVIVNEESCIGTRYFKDLIDEDRKSMAEQLDVLTDRYMRIDCSCFTPNNERIDQVIKEYRQSGAQGIIHYSLQFCHTYNIEEIRIKEACQQEGIPYLSIETDYSPEDVGQLQTRVEAFLEQIRG; this is translated from the coding sequence ATGGTGGAATTTGAGGTCAAGGCCTATCCCGAGTTGTGGCAAGAATTGGATATGGATGTGGAGCGGTTCGACAAGGCGCGGCAGATGCTGGGCAACGCCTATGCCGCCATGTACCTGTCCCAGCGGAACAGGCCGGGAAAAATGGCCTATTTCGACACCATGATCGCCGAAATTCACGGTGGCCGGGTGCAGGAACTGGTGGACGCCAAAAAAGAGGGCAGGCCGGTGGTCGGCACCTTCTGCGTCTATATTCCCGAAGAGGTGGTGGTGGCGGCAAACGGCATCTGTGTCGGCCTCTGCGGCGGCTCGCAAGGCTCGATTCCGGATGCGGAAAAAATCCTGCCGCGCAATATCTGCCCCATGGTTAAATCCGCCTTTGGATTCAAAGCGGGCAGGATCTGCCCCTATTTCCAGGCGGTGGATTTCGTCTACGGCGAAACCACCTGTGATGCCAAGAAGAAAACCTGGGAGATCCTTGACCGGCTGGTGCCCACCTATGTCATGGAGATCCCGCAGATGAAAAACAAGCGGGACAAGGCCCTCTGGCTGGAGGAGGTGAAGGATTTCAAGGCCAAGGTGGAAGAGGTCAGCGGCAAAAAGATCAGCGAGGATGACCTGGCCCGGGCCATTAAGGTGATCAACGGCAAACGGCTCGCCCTGCAGCGCCTGACCCGCCTGCGCAGCCATAATCCGGCGCCCATCAGCGGCAAGGACGCCCTGCTCATCGAACAGATCGCCTTTTATGACGAACCGGTCCGTTTCGCCGAAAAAGTCAATGAGCTCTGCGACGAACTGGACGACCGGGTGAAAAGCGGCCACGGCGTGCTCCCCGCCGATGCCCCTCGCGTCATGGTCTCCGGCACGCCCATGGCGCTGCCGAACTGGAAGCTGCATCATATCGTCGAGTCGGCGGAAGCCGTCATCGTCAATGAGGAGAGCTGCATCGGCACCCGCTACTTCAAGGATCTCATCGACGAAGACCGGAAAAGCATGGCCGAGCAGCTCGACGTGCTGACCGACCGCTACATGCGGATCGACTGCTCCTGCTTCACCCCGAACAACGAACGCATCGACCAGGTAATCAAGGAATACCGGCAGTCCGGGGCCCAGGGCATTATTCACTACTCCCTGCAGTTCTGCCATACCTACAATATCGAGGAAATACGGATCAAGGAGGCCTGTCAGCAGGAGGGCATTCCCTATCTTTCCATTGAAACCGATTATTCCCCGGAAGATGTCGGCCAGCTGCAGACCAGGGTCGAGGCCTTTCTCGAGCAGATAAGGGGGTAG
- a CDS encoding 3-hydroxyacyl-ACP dehydratase, which yields MYVGIDLGSRTVKIAAWQDGELIGHQIRESSFDPHKQSLEMLAGFDPVRVVATGYGRHLAHKHFAHEMITEIKAHALGARHYFPDCRTIVDIGGQDSKVISLDEAGRVTNFQMNDKCAAGTGRFLEIMAATLGYSLDEFGPAALGSAAEASINSMCTVFAESEVISMKNRGVPPQDIAMAVHLSVVSRLVGMLNRVGYGECIVFSGGVARNPCMVKMLAMKLDGVRVVSPAHPDIVGALGAAIQAGRN from the coding sequence ATGTACGTCGGCATTGATCTGGGGTCGCGGACGGTGAAAATCGCCGCGTGGCAGGATGGTGAACTGATCGGCCATCAGATCCGGGAAAGCAGCTTCGACCCCCACAAGCAGTCCCTGGAGATGCTCGCCGGCTTTGATCCGGTACGGGTGGTGGCCACCGGCTACGGTCGCCACCTGGCCCACAAGCATTTTGCCCATGAAATGATCACTGAAATCAAGGCCCACGCCCTGGGCGCCCGCCACTATTTTCCTGATTGCCGGACCATTGTCGATATCGGCGGTCAGGATTCCAAGGTGATTTCGCTCGATGAAGCGGGACGGGTCACCAATTTCCAGATGAATGACAAGTGCGCGGCCGGCACCGGGCGATTTCTGGAAATCATGGCCGCCACCCTGGGCTATAGCCTGGATGAATTCGGCCCGGCCGCCCTCGGCTCAGCGGCGGAGGCGTCGATTAACTCCATGTGCACGGTTTTTGCCGAATCGGAGGTGATCTCCATGAAAAACCGGGGGGTGCCGCCGCAGGATATCGCCATGGCTGTGCATCTCTCGGTGGTCAGCCGGCTGGTCGGCATGTTGAACAGGGTCGGTTACGGCGAATGCATAGTCTTTTCCGGTGGTGTTGCCCGGAATCCGTGCATGGTGAAGATGCTGGCCATGAAACTTGACGGGGTCAGGGTCGTGTCGCCCGCGCACCCGGACATTGTCGGCGCACTCGGCGCGGCAATTCAGGCGGGGCGAAATTGA
- a CDS encoding DNA-binding protein: MTEKQDNVLTIEELAVYLKISKSTLYKLAQKGEVPGQKVGKHWRFRRDIIDQWLADSQQATKRK; the protein is encoded by the coding sequence ATGACTGAAAAGCAGGACAATGTGCTCACCATCGAAGAGTTGGCCGTCTATCTGAAAATCTCCAAATCTACCCTTTATAAACTGGCCCAGAAGGGGGAAGTTCCCGGTCAGAAGGTGGGCAAGCACTGGCGGTTCAGGCGGGATATTATCGACCAGTGGCTGGCGGACAGCCAACAAGCAACCAAGAGGAAATAA
- a CDS encoding restriction endonuclease subunit M, which produces MPDKEQKFLDSLDKKLWNAADKLRSTLDAAQYKHAVLGLLFVKYVSDAFDIRRLELTGQFTNPEHDYFLDPEDYASDDEYRAEIGDELEVRDYYTEKNVFWVPQLARWQTLRDNATLPPGAEIEITNGKKHTYTFRSVGRLIDDALEAIEKDNPKLKGVLNKSYGRLQIDQSKLIELINLLSEIPFAHESLQAKDILGHVYEYFLGQFALAEGKKGGQFYTPKSIVSLIVEMLQPFQGRVYDPAMGSGGFFVQSEQFIKEHGGRLGNVSIYGQEYNHTTWQLAAMNMVIRGLDFNFGKEPANTFTNDQHPDLRADYIMANPPFNMKEWDTGVSDDDPRWQYGRPPTGNANFAWLQHMLYHLAPNGSMGLLLANGSMSSNTNNEGQIRKALIENDLVECMVALPGQLFTNTQIPACIWFLTRNKALTPGPSPGGRGERLRDRSGEVLFIDARSLGYMKDRVLRDFKKEDIERIAGTFHAWRSLPSPSGKIAGGDVLPSSPFGRGAGGEGTKYEDVAGFCKSANLEEIAKHDHVLTPGRYVGAADEEDDGEPFADKMARLTAQLSEQLAESARLEEQIKENLAGLGYEV; this is translated from the coding sequence ATGCCGGACAAGGAGCAAAAGTTTCTCGATTCCCTGGATAAAAAGCTGTGGAATGCGGCGGACAAGCTGCGCTCCACCCTGGATGCGGCCCAGTACAAGCATGCGGTGCTGGGATTGCTCTTTGTCAAATATGTCTCGGATGCCTTTGACATCCGGCGGCTGGAGTTGACCGGGCAGTTCACAAATCCGGAGCATGACTATTTTCTCGATCCCGAGGACTATGCCTCGGATGACGAGTACCGGGCCGAGATTGGTGATGAGCTGGAGGTTCGGGATTACTACACCGAGAAAAATGTTTTCTGGGTGCCGCAACTGGCCCGCTGGCAGACCCTGCGCGATAATGCCACCCTCCCTCCCGGCGCCGAGATCGAAATTACTAATGGTAAAAAACACACCTACACCTTCCGCAGTGTGGGGCGGTTGATTGATGATGCCCTGGAGGCAATCGAGAAGGACAACCCCAAGTTGAAAGGGGTGCTCAATAAATCATACGGACGCTTGCAGATCGACCAGTCAAAGCTCATCGAGCTGATCAACCTGCTCTCGGAGATTCCCTTTGCCCATGAATCCTTGCAGGCCAAGGACATCCTCGGCCATGTCTATGAATATTTCCTCGGCCAGTTCGCCCTGGCCGAAGGCAAAAAGGGCGGCCAGTTCTACACCCCGAAATCCATTGTTTCGCTGATTGTCGAGATGCTGCAGCCCTTCCAGGGTCGGGTTTATGATCCGGCCATGGGCTCCGGCGGTTTCTTTGTCCAGAGTGAGCAGTTCATCAAGGAGCATGGCGGCAGATTAGGCAATGTCTCCATCTACGGCCAGGAGTACAACCACACCACCTGGCAGCTGGCGGCCATGAACATGGTGATCCGGGGGCTGGACTTCAACTTCGGCAAGGAACCGGCCAACACCTTTACCAACGACCAGCACCCGGACCTGCGGGCCGATTACATCATGGCCAATCCGCCCTTTAATATGAAGGAGTGGGACACCGGCGTCAGCGATGATGACCCGCGCTGGCAATACGGCAGGCCCCCGACCGGCAACGCCAACTTTGCCTGGCTCCAGCATATGCTTTATCATCTGGCCCCCAATGGTTCCATGGGCTTGTTGCTGGCCAACGGCTCCATGAGTTCCAACACCAACAACGAGGGGCAGATACGCAAGGCGCTCATCGAAAATGACCTGGTGGAGTGCATGGTGGCCCTGCCCGGCCAGCTCTTTACCAACACCCAGATTCCGGCCTGTATCTGGTTTCTGACCCGGAACAAGGCCCTCACCCCCGGCCCCTCTCCCGGGGGGAGAGGGGAGAGGTTGCGAGACCGCTCCGGCGAGGTGCTGTTTATCGACGCCCGAAGCTTAGGCTATATGAAGGATCGGGTGCTGCGGGATTTCAAGAAGGAGGACATTGAGCGGATCGCCGGAACCTTCCATGCCTGGCGCTCCCTCCCCTCTCCCTCTGGGAAAATCGCCGGGGGTGATGTCTTGCCCTCCTCTCCCTTTGGGAGAGGGGCCGGGGGTGAGGGTACGAAGTACGAGGACGTGGCCGGATTCTGCAAGTCGGCCAACCTTGAAGAGATCGCCAAGCATGACCATGTGCTGACCCCGGGCCGCTATGTGGGGGCGGCGGACGAGGAGGACGACGGCGAACCCTTTGCCGACAAGATGGCCCGCTTGACAGCCCAGCTCTCAGAACAGTTAGCCGAAAGTGCCCGACTGGAGGAGCAGATCAAAGAGAACCTGGCGGGGTTGGGGTATGAGGTATAA
- a CDS encoding nucleotidyltransferase → MSNTDEIRWQQRLDNFGRAMAQLEAACDQEVYSDLERAGLVQVFEFSFELAWKTLKDLLFYEGYDVKSPRATIRTSFEQEYISEDDAELFLEALDKRNILSDTYQLEKAVEAEGLIREQYCPLLSRIYQTLIQKRPL, encoded by the coding sequence ATGAGTAATACCGATGAAATTCGTTGGCAACAGCGGCTGGACAACTTTGGCAGGGCCATGGCTCAACTTGAGGCTGCATGTGACCAGGAAGTCTACTCCGATCTTGAACGGGCCGGACTGGTACAGGTGTTTGAATTTTCTTTCGAGCTGGCCTGGAAGACTTTGAAGGATTTACTGTTCTATGAAGGCTATGATGTAAAGAGCCCCCGTGCGACAATACGGACCAGCTTTGAGCAGGAATATATCAGTGAAGATGACGCTGAGCTCTTTCTTGAAGCTTTGGATAAACGCAATATCCTGAGTGATACCTACCAGTTGGAAAAGGCCGTTGAGGCTGAAGGCTTGATCCGGGAACAATATTGTCCGCTGCTTAGCCGAATTTACCAAACATTGATACAAAAACGACCATTATGA
- a CDS encoding AAA family ATPase yields the protein MIEIHTLEDIATLSESVDLECKLAAGKNGKGELPTDFWPTYSAFANTHGGVVLLGIQEKQGRFSLHGIQEPQRVITTLFNHLNNRQKVSINLLSETDVKIIPIDDRTLIQINIPPAQRKQKPVFLGMTPLGGHTYRRLHDGDRPCNDETVRRMLAEQVEDERDNRILPGFGMDDIDTDSLLAYRQLLRAEKPGHVWLEEDDDGLLKKLKGWRRDRESGEEGLTLAGLLMFGTWDAIQDGAPHYFVDYQERPEAKTELRWIDRLVPDGTWSGNLFDFYRRVYRKLITDLKVPFVLKDGLRQEDTPVHVAIREALVNTLVHADYSGRVSVLVVKRPDLFGFRNPGNMRIPVEQAIQGGESDCRNRIIHQMFLMIGLGERAGSGVPKIYSGWKSGDWRPPALYEKDEPEQTLLELRMIDLFPLEVVESLRAQLGQDFDRFSELERLILATVASEQVVSHRRIMEISTDHAHDLTQAFQHLVKEGCLASKGHGRGTVYHLPGQAPPTPDQVFGEATPAPELSSTYLSKSSAHLSKSSAHLAQSSAHLELASGHTLRDEKQGWLHVDGLQFPIIDDLSVLTPEPRQELLRKAGAAQRKKKIPRTEMEEIILSLCVDCFLTLQVLADLVNRSSSALRQHYLKTLVEKGKLTLAFPATPTHPQQAYKSRQSGKR from the coding sequence ATGATCGAAATTCACACCCTTGAAGACATCGCCACTCTTTCAGAATCCGTTGATCTGGAGTGTAAGCTGGCGGCCGGCAAAAACGGCAAAGGAGAGCTGCCCACCGACTTCTGGCCTACCTACAGCGCCTTTGCCAACACCCATGGCGGCGTTGTCCTGCTGGGGATACAGGAGAAGCAGGGGCGTTTCTCTCTGCACGGCATTCAGGAGCCGCAGCGTGTCATCACCACCCTCTTTAACCATCTCAATAACCGTCAGAAGGTAAGCATTAATCTGCTCAGCGAGACGGATGTTAAAATCATTCCCATTGACGACCGCACGTTGATTCAGATCAACATTCCCCCGGCCCAACGTAAGCAGAAGCCGGTCTTCCTGGGTATGACTCCTCTTGGCGGCCACACCTACCGGCGCCTTCATGACGGTGACCGTCCCTGCAATGATGAAACCGTTCGGCGGATGTTGGCGGAACAGGTGGAGGATGAACGGGACAACCGGATTCTTCCAGGTTTTGGCATGGATGATATTGATACAGATAGCTTGCTTGCCTACCGCCAGTTATTGCGGGCGGAAAAGCCGGGCCATGTCTGGCTGGAGGAGGACGATGACGGGCTGCTCAAGAAGCTCAAGGGGTGGCGGCGTGATCGGGAGAGCGGTGAGGAAGGTTTGACACTGGCTGGCCTGTTGATGTTTGGCACCTGGGACGCCATCCAGGATGGGGCTCCCCATTACTTTGTTGACTATCAGGAGCGGCCAGAGGCCAAAACCGAGCTGCGCTGGATAGACCGACTCGTCCCGGACGGTACATGGTCCGGAAACCTTTTTGACTTTTATCGGCGGGTGTACCGGAAGCTTATTACTGACCTGAAGGTTCCCTTTGTTCTCAAGGATGGTCTACGGCAGGAGGATACGCCTGTACATGTGGCAATCCGTGAGGCGCTGGTCAATACCCTGGTACATGCCGATTATAGCGGCAGGGTGTCGGTGCTGGTGGTCAAACGCCCGGACCTGTTTGGTTTCCGGAATCCTGGCAATATGCGTATTCCTGTCGAACAGGCAATCCAGGGCGGCGAAAGCGACTGCCGGAATCGAATTATCCACCAGATGTTTCTCATGATCGGCCTGGGTGAGCGTGCCGGCTCCGGGGTCCCAAAGATTTACAGTGGCTGGAAGAGTGGCGATTGGCGGCCACCAGCCCTCTATGAAAAAGACGAACCAGAACAGACGCTTCTTGAGCTGCGGATGATTGACCTGTTCCCGTTAGAGGTCGTGGAGAGTCTCCGCGCCCAACTGGGCCAGGATTTTGATCGGTTTTCCGAGCTTGAGCGGCTCATTTTAGCTACGGTTGCATCAGAACAGGTTGTGAGCCATAGGCGGATCATGGAAATTTCCACGGATCATGCCCATGATTTGACTCAGGCATTTCAACACCTTGTCAAAGAAGGGTGTTTGGCTTCAAAGGGTCATGGCCGTGGCACTGTTTACCATCTTCCAGGCCAGGCCCCACCGACACCTGACCAGGTTTTTGGCGAGGCAACGCCTGCTCCTGAGCTTAGCTCCACATATTTGAGCAAGAGCTCCGCACATTTGAGCAAGAGCTCCGCACATTTGGCCCAGAGCTCCGCACATTTGGAACTTGCTTCAGGCCATACGCTCCGGGACGAGAAGCAAGGCTGGCTTCATGTCGACGGCCTCCAGTTTCCCATTATAGACGATCTAAGTGTCCTGACCCCGGAGCCGCGTCAAGAGTTGTTGCGCAAGGCGGGTGCAGCCCAGAGGAAGAAAAAAATTCCCAGGACAGAAATGGAGGAGATCATTCTTTCACTGTGTGTCGACTGCTTCTTGACCCTGCAAGTATTGGCAGACTTAGTAAATCGTTCATCCAGCGCTTTGAGGCAACATTATTTAAAAACACTGGTTGAAAAGGGTAAGCTCACGCTCGCCTTTCCAGCCACGCCGACCCATCCGCAACAGGCATACAAAAGCCGCCAGAGTGGAAAACGATGA